A window of the Trueperaceae bacterium genome harbors these coding sequences:
- a CDS encoding sodium-dependent bicarbonate transport family permease gives MATLELVRLNLLSPMVLAFALGIVATRVRSDLRLPDAAYATLSIYLLLAIGLKGGVALRATPLGELLLPVAATLAAGVAIPLVGYALARRVGRWGVADAAALAAHYGSVSVVTFVAAQAFLDRAGVGYEGFLPTLLAILEVPAILVALVIARRAQAQGAEGTPWGATLREVFTGRSILLILGGLAIGAASGDAGLARVDAFFVAPFEGALTLFLLEMGLVTARRFDDVARAGPFLVAYGLGAPLVHGTLGVALGLAVGLSVGGATLFATLLASASYIAATAAVRLALPEANPGRYLTASLAVTFPFNLVAGIPTYARLAAAWGGGAS, from the coding sequence ATGGCGACCCTGGAGCTGGTCCGCCTCAACCTGTTGTCGCCGATGGTGCTGGCGTTCGCGCTGGGGATCGTGGCGACGCGCGTCCGCAGCGACCTGCGGCTGCCGGACGCGGCGTACGCGACGTTGTCGATCTACCTGCTGCTCGCGATCGGCCTGAAGGGGGGCGTCGCGCTGCGCGCGACGCCGCTCGGGGAGTTGCTGCTGCCGGTCGCCGCGACGTTGGCGGCCGGCGTCGCGATCCCGCTGGTCGGCTACGCGTTGGCGCGGCGGGTGGGGCGCTGGGGCGTCGCGGACGCCGCCGCCCTCGCGGCGCACTACGGTTCCGTGTCGGTCGTGACGTTCGTCGCGGCGCAGGCGTTCCTGGACCGTGCCGGCGTCGGCTACGAGGGGTTCCTCCCGACGTTGCTGGCGATCCTCGAGGTCCCCGCGATCCTGGTGGCGCTCGTCATCGCGCGGCGGGCGCAGGCGCAGGGGGCGGAGGGCACGCCGTGGGGGGCGACGCTGCGCGAGGTCTTCACCGGCCGCAGCATCCTGCTGATCCTGGGGGGCCTCGCGATCGGGGCGGCGTCGGGCGACGCGGGCCTGGCGCGCGTCGACGCGTTCTTCGTCGCGCCGTTCGAGGGGGCGCTGACGTTGTTCCTGCTGGAGATGGGGCTGGTCACCGCTCGCCGCTTCGACGACGTCGCGCGGGCGGGCCCGTTCCTCGTGGCGTACGGGCTGGGGGCGCCGCTGGTGCACGGCACCCTGGGGGTGGCGTTGGGGTTGGCGGTCGGCCTGTCGGTCGGCGGTGCGACGTTGTTCGCGACGCTGCTGGCGAGCGCGTCGTACATCGCGGCGACCGCGGCGGTGCGGTTGGCGTTGCCGGAGGCGAACCCGGGGCGCTACCTGACGGCGTCGTTGGCGGTGACGTTCCCCTTCAACCTGGTGGCCGGCATCCCGACGTACGCGCGCCTGGCGGCGGCGTGGGGCGGGGGGGCGTCGTGA